A window of the Chanodichthys erythropterus isolate Z2021 chromosome 21, ASM2448905v1, whole genome shotgun sequence genome harbors these coding sequences:
- the gpr17 gene encoding uracil nucleotide/cysteinyl leukotriene receptor — translation MEFPITELPTLLPNRSMESCPPVDNTVENMIFGLYYIIVFLLALNGNSLALWIFARQRGNSSPANVFLLHLAVADLFYIFVLPLRATYHLTGGHWPFGEIPCRLAGFFFYVNMYASLYFLACVAGDRYLAVVHAVRSLKIRHPRYAHIASFALWALVIVSMAPLLVTKQTAEVNGSTVCLQLYREKASRRALVSLAVAFMPPFIATLSCYLLIVHSLRKGSRLEPVLKLRALRTIGLVMLIYIVCFLPYHLSRATFILGYGHPDLSCQIKRGLALANRLTSSLTCLNGALDPLVYLFAAEKFRGSVRRLFCRDKSGGSGATSGDLKGTHESSMSAKSEF, via the coding sequence ATGGAGTTCCCCATTACAGAACTTCCCACCTTGCTGCCCAATCGATCCATGGAGAGCTGTCCGCCTGTGGACAATACAGTGGAGAATATGATCTTTGGATTATACTACATCATAGTTTTCCTTCTTGCGCTGAACGGCAATAGCCTTGCCCTGTGGATCTTCGCCCGCCAGAGAGGCAACTCTTCTCCAGCCAATGTCTTCCTGCTCCATCTCGCTGTGGCTGACCTGTTTTACATCTTCGTTTTACCACTCAGGGCCACTTATCATTTAACCGGGGGGCATTGGCCTTTTGGCGAAATCCCCTGCCGTCTCGCAGGCTTCTTCTTTTATGTCAACATGTATGCCAGTTTGTACTTCCTGGCCTGTGTTGCAGGCGACAGATACCTTGCTGTGGTACACGCCGTACGTTCCCTCAAGATCAGACACCCTCGTTACGCTCACATCGCCAGTTTTGCGCTTTGGGCCTTGGTGATAGTGTCTATGGCGCCCCTACTGGTCACCAAGCAGACAGCAGAAGTCAATGGCTCTACCGTATGCTTGCAGCTGTACAGAGAAAAGGCCTCACGACGTGCTCTCGTCTCCCTCGCTGTAGCCTTCATGCCGCCTTTCATTGCCACTCTTTCTTGCTACCTGCTAATTGTGCATAGTCTGCGAAAAGGTTCGAGGCTAGAGCCGGTGCTGAAACTCCGAGCTCTACGCACGATCGGTCTGGTCATGCTCATCTACATAGTGTGCTTTTTGCCCTATCACTTAAGCCGTGCAACCTTCATCTTGGGTTACGGACACCCAGACCTATCCTGCCAAATCAAAAGAGGGCTAGCCCTGGCTAACCGTCTTACTTCCTCTTTAACCTGCCTGAATGGGGCTTTGGATCCACTGGTCTACCTGTTCGCAGCTGAGAAGTTCAGGGGAAGTGTTCGCAGGCTTTTCTGCAGAGACAAATCAGGGGGGTCCGGCGCTACAAGCGGGGACCTGAAAGGTACACATGAGAGCTCTATGAGTGCGAAGTCTGAGTTCTGA
- the bcl6aa gene encoding BCL6A transcription repressor a has protein sequence MQEVSRKALPDLEKMACAADSCIQFTRHASDVLLNLNRLRSRDILTDVTILVNRQQFRAHKTVLMACSGLFYSIFTDSHKCNLNAISLDPKVDPEGFAILLEFMYTSRLTLKESLIMAIMNTAIYLQMDHVVDTCHRFIKSSDSSIKLPREDFLVSPLLLPQDVHSYRPHEMMENVSGRTATFRDGRPYGVCMFNGVNAPNSSYLYSQFPMQGFPFPLCKLTDTKNTFSDFSKGGIIHHKHCSPVDSNNPVLADFTRSTTGGSSTACHASSYSSRELGRDAEMKQETLEGVVHSIGMSSRKHGFTSLAQEQQRDTGKEQSSLAEEHLSHQHYSMGISSNGRKTLMSSPQSPLKSDCQPNSPTESSSSKNAALTQASQPPTSQGTQDPKARNWKKYKFIVLNQSSKEEETSPRDPGMHSPPRPGLSAFLHHVDSEHPDSKATTKISEQGEDFTVPQASRLNNIINRTLEGSQRNSDSHSSLYMSHLKCSSCGSQSPQHSDICPNTSASRLAEEMSEMHSEYSDSSCENGTYFCNECDSKFAEEEALKRHTLQVHSDKPYKCDRCQAAFRYKGNLASHKTVHTGEKPYRCNICGAQFNRPANLKTHTRIHSGEKPYKCETCGARFVQVAHLRAHVLIHTGEKPYPCEICGTRFRHLQTLKSHLRIHTGEKPYHCEKCNLHFRHKSQLRLHLRQKHGAITNTKIQYRMSSTDLPTDLTKAC, from the exons ATGCAAGAAGTTTCTAGGAAAGCACTACCag ATCTCGAAAAAATGGCTTGTGCAGCCGACAGCTGCATCCAATTCACACGTCATGCAAGTGATGTTCTGCTCAACCTGAACCGACTGCGTAGCAGAGATATCCTCACAGATGTCACGATTCTGGTCAACAGACAACAGTTCCGAGCACACAAAACGGTCCTTATGGCTTGCAG TGGGCTCTTCTACTCAATCTTTACGGATTCACACAAATGTAACCTGAACGCCATCAGTCTGGACCCAAAGGTGGACCCAGAGGGTTTCGCAATCCTTCTGGAGTTTATGTACACTTCACGTCTCACACTGAAGGAGAGCCTTATCATGGCCATCATGAACACAGCCATCTACTTACAGATGGACCACGTTGTCGACACCTGCCACAGATTCATAAAGTCCAG TGACTCCTCCATCAAACTTCCCAGAGAGGATTTTCTGGTCAGCCCCCTGCTTTTACCTCAAGACGTTCACAGTTACAGACCCCACGAGATGATGGAAAACGTTTCTGGACGGACAGCGACTTTCAGAGATGGGAGACCCTATGGTGTTTGCATGTTTAACGGGGTCAACGCTCCCAACAGCTCATACCTATACAGCCAGTTTCCCATGCAAGGTTTCCCCTTTCCTCTTTGCAAGCTTACAGACACCAAAAACACTTTCTCAGACTTCTCAAAGGGAGGCATCATCCATCACAAACACTGCTCTCCGGTCGACAGTAACAACCCTGTGCTGGCTGACTTCACCCGCAGCACTACCGGCGGGAGCTCAACCGCTTGCCACGCAAGCTCGTACTCCTCAAGGGAGCTGGGAAGAGATGCAGAAATGAAGCAGGAGACCTTGGAGGGAGTGGTTCATTCAATTGGGATGAGCTCCAGGAAACATGGCTTCACCAGCCTGGCCCAAGAGCAGCAGAGGGATACTGGGAAAGAGCAGAGTTCCCTGGCAGAGGAACATTTGAGCCACCAACACTACTCCATGGGCATATCCTCCAATGGACGCAAAACCCTGATGAGCAGCCCCCAGAGCCCCCTCAAATCAGACTGCCAGCCCAATTCCCCAACAGAATCGAGCAGCAGCAAAAACGCCGCCCTCACGCAGGCCTCGCAACCTCCAACCTCTCAAGGTACACAAGACCCTAAAGCTCGCAACTGGAAGAAATACAAGTTTATCGTGCTCAATCAGAGCTCCAAGGAGGAGGAGACCAGTCCTCGTGACCCTGGAATGCACTCCCCACCAAGGCCGGGCTTGTCTGCTTTCCTTCACCACGTTGACTCCGAACATCCCGACTCAAAGGCAACGACAAAGATTAGCGAGCAAGGCGAGGACTTCACTGTGCCTCAGGCCAGTCGCCTGAACAACATAATCAACAG AACTCTGGAGGGATCGCAGAGGAACAGCGACAGCCACTCTTCCCTCTATATGAGCCATTTAAAATGCTCGTCCTGCGGCTCTCAGTCTCCACAGCACTCTGACATCTGTCCCAACACGTCCGCCTCACGTCTGGCCGAGGAGATGTCTGAGATGCACTCTGAGTACTCTGATTCCAGCTGTG AAAATGGAACATACTTCTGTAATGAATGCGACTCCAAGTTTGCAGAGGAGGAAGCCTTGAAACGCCACACGCTTCAGGTCCACAGCGACAAGCCATACAAATGTGACCGTTGCCAAGCAGCATTCCGCTACAAGGGAAACCTTGCCAGTCACAAAACAGTTCACACCG GGGAGAAACCATATAGATGCAATATCTGCGGGGCTCAATTCAACAGACCAGCAAACCTCAAAACCCACACACGGATTCACTCAGGAGAAAAGCCATACAAGTGTGAGACATGTGGCGCTAGATTTGTGCAG GTCGCTCACCTTCGGGCTCACGTTCTGATTCATACCGGAGAGAAGCCATATCCATGCGAGATCTGCGGCACTCGTTTCCGCCATTTGCAGACATTGAAAAGCCACCTGCGAATACACACAGGAGAAAAGCCCTATCAT TGTGAGAAATGCAACTTGCATTTTCGCCACAAGAGTCAGCTGCGGTTACACCTCCGGCAGAAGCATGGCGCGATCACCAACACCAAGATCCAATATCGCATGTCCTCGACAGACCTACCGACCGACTTGACGAAGGCATGCTGA
- the smx5 gene encoding smx5: MLFYSFFKSLVGKDVVVELKNDLSICGTLHSVDQYLNIKLTDISVTDPEKYPHMLSVKNCFIRGSVVRYVQLPADEVDTQLLQDAARKEAMQQKQ, from the exons ATG CTCTTCTACTCGTTTTTCAAGTCATTGGTCGGCAAAGATGTTGTGGTGGAGCTCAAGAATGACTTGAG CATATGTGGAACATTACACTCAGTTGATCAG TATTTGAACATCAAACTGACAGATATCAGTGTCACTGATCCAGAGAAATATCCGCACATG ttGTCGGTGAAGAACTGCTTTATCCGTGGATCGGTGGTGCGGTATGTACAGCTGCCTGCGGATGAAGTGGACACACAGCTACTACAGGATGCTGCACGCAAAGAAGCTATGCAACAGAAACAATAA
- the inpp5d gene encoding phosphatidylinositol 3,4,5-trisphosphate 5-phosphatase 1, producing MFSHQPWYHGNITRSTAEDLLSKAGKDGSFLLRDSESIQGAYALCVLFQNCVYTYRILPNEDKKLSVQASEGVPIRFFSLLPDLVEAYYKENMGLVTHLQYAVQKEEEPEEEPEQFSLPPQLPPRNIASNEGKECHSDSSRGTDRGTELARPSISDTYLQRLQQIDTTNLPEDHQKSIQEYFRTSVCLDAEQVQNGNPTLPHFKKLTQSICKNLNSEIARTLPSLEALQKVLDQPLSPGAGRLRSQLSGDANQSVAFRLEQLTKLIYSIEDKTKNAVFEFVGYDGGHRKSLIPPVLFEVKFDSLGISNKMYLKVDVEGGKVYFKKSKDGPEDKYFVHNKILQLVKSQKMHNRLALVVETEKEKTQRKEFVFDDTKKREGFCQLLQQMKNKHSGKPEPDMITIFVGTWNMGNANPPQNITSWLQSKGQGKTHDDTANQIPHDIYVIGTQEDPLGEKEWIETVRGALRDITNISFKQIATQTLWSIRIVVLAKPEHENRFSHVFSDSVKTGIANALGNKGAVGVSFMFNRTSFGFVNSHLTSGSEKKLRRNQNYISILRFLNLGDKKLNPFDINHRFTHLFWLGDLNYRVDLPSQEAENIVMKIKQQQYQELLARDQLNIEREEKKVFLDYVEEEITFAPTYRFERDTREKYAYTKAKATGTKYNLPSWCDRVLRKSYPMVHVVCNSYGCTNDIMTSDHSPVFATFDVGVTSQFVSKNDLSTDAQGAIKIMNCVAVLSTKSKTKFFIEYHSSCLEKFVKGPEGENQENSEGSIKVRFGGQVELTPIIADPEYLLDQHILICVKSTDCDESYGEGCVALRSAENSYYEFSIELTHHGEHTGLLTGGIQLPKSEGKQTEKLYDFIKVGDDTGAGKGRSGDNTKISSSVLAATDISNPSYMGVGYKSSNQADRGPGNMSPRSGPSSKDMTHGNLSPKKSSYDHATSSPTAKTSNPISEDGQPPEMFDNPLYGSMSGSRGGKNHLSPSDPHFSFPKTDLDVDRQPPVPTPRYRSFTCSETKPQSSSAANTSGLQPQSITKKPVVPSRSEGGMIGPNRPPVPVKSRSGQPQELQPKPRDYRDSSELPSKIRPPTRPGQSKDVHHETSQPLKMSRPLK from the exons ATGTTTTCCCACCAGCCATGGTACCATGGCAATATCACTCGGTCTACAGCAGAGGACCTCCTCTCCAAAGCAGGCAAGGATGGGAGCTTCCTCCTGCGGGACAGCGAATCCATACAGGGAGCTTATGCTCTCTGTGTTCT GTTCCAGAACTGTGTGTATACCTACAGAATATTACcaaatgaagacaaaaaacTATCAGTCCAG GCATCAGAGGGGGTGCCTATTCGGTTCTTCTCTTTGCTGCCAGACCTGGTGGAGGCATATTATAAAGAGAACATGGGTCTGGTGACACACCTTCAGTATGCTGTGCAGAAGGAGGAGGAGCCGGAGGAGGAACCAG AACAATTCAGTTTGCCGCCTCAGTTACCACCCAGGAATATCGCAAGTAATGAAGGTAAAGAATGCCACAGTGATTCATCCAGAGGAACTGATAGAGGAACTGAGCTTGCCCGTCCCTCCATCTCAGACACCTATCTCCAGCGTTTGCAGCAAATCGACACAACAAA TCTACCAGAGGACCATCAGAAGTCCATTCAGGAATATTTCCGCACATCTGTGTGTCTGGATGCAGAACAGGTGCAGAATGGGAACCCAACTCTGCCCCACTTTAAAAAGCTCACACAGAGTATCTGCAAAAACCTAAACAG TGAAATAGCTCGCACACTTCCGAGTCTTGAGGCACTGCAGAAAGTTTTGGATCAACCGCTGTCTCCTGGAGCTGGGAGACTAAGGAGTCAG CTGTCTGGAGATGCAAATCAGTCTGTGGCTTTCAGACTGGAGCAACTGACTAAGCTTATATATTCAATAGAAGACAAG ACCAAGAATGCTGTGTTTGAATTTGTCGGATATGATGGAGGGCACAGAAAGTCACTTATTCCTCCGGTTTTGTTTGAA GTAAAATTTGACTCCCTCGGTATTTCAAACAAAATGTACCTCAAAGTAGATGTGGAAGGCGGGAAGGTTTACTTCAAGAAGTCCAAAGATGGACCTGAGGATAAATATTTTGTGCACAATAAAA TCTTGCAGTTGGTGAAGTCACAGAAGATGCATAACAGACTAGCATTGGTGGTAGAGACAGAAAAGGAAAAAACTCAGCGCAAAGAATTTGTCTTTGATGACACAAAG aAAAGAGAAGGATTCTGCCAGCTTCTACAGCAGATGAAGAACAAGCACTCAGGAAAACCTGAGCCGGATATGATCACCATCTTTGTTGGCACCTGGAACATGG GAAATGCGAATCCACCACAAAACATCACCTCCTGGTTGCAGTCAAAGGGTCAGGGAAAAACCCATGATGACACAGCCAATCAAATCCCACATGATATCTATGTAATTGGGACACAGGAGGACCCGCTGGGAGAGAAGGAGTGGATAGAAACCGTTAGGGGAGCCCTTAGGGACATAACTAACATTAGCTTCAAGCAA ATAGCCACTCAGACACTGTGGAGTATAAGAATTGTGGTTCTAGCCAAGCCGGAACATGAGAACCGCTTCTCTCACGTCTTCTCTGATAGTGTTAAGACTGGCATAGCTAATGCTCTAG GGAATAAAGGAGCAGTGGGGGTGTCTTTTATGTTTAATAGAACCTCCTTTGGGTTTGTCAACAGTCACCTGACCTCAGGAAGTGAAAAGAAACTGAG GCGAAACCAGAACTACATCAGTATTCTGCGTTTTCTGAATCTCGGAGATAAGAAACTTAATCCTTTTGACATCAACCATCGCTTCACACACCTCTTCTGGCTGGGGGATCTGAATTATAGGGTTGACCTTCCATCACAG GAAGCTGAGAACATTGTGATGAAGATCAAACAGCAGCAGTACCAGGAACTGCTGGCCAGAGATCAGCTGAACATAGAGAGGGAAGAGAAAAAGGTCTTTTTAGACTACG tggaGGAGGAGATTACATTTGCCCCCACGTATCGTTTTGAGAGAGACACACGGGAGAAATATGCCTACACTAAAGCCAAAGCCACAGGG ACAAAATACAACTTGCCTTCATGGTGTGATCGTGTACTTCGCAAGTCCTACCCTATGGTGCATGTGGTTTGCAACTCCTATG gatgcACCAATGATATCATGACAAGTGACCATTCCCCTGTATTTGCCACATTTGATGTTGGCGTGACTTCTCAGTTTGTCTCAAAAAATG ATCTGTCAACGGATGCTCAGGGTGCTATAAAGATCATGAATTGTGTGGCTGTTCTTTCCACTAAATCAAAGACCAAGTTCTTCATTGAGTATCACTCAAGCTGCTTGGAGA AGTTTGTGAAGGGTCCTGAAGGAGAAAACCAAGAGAACTCAGAGGGCTCGATAAAAGTTCGATTTGGGGGACAAGTTGAG CTTACGCCCATCATTGCAGACCCAGAATACCTCCTTGATCAGCACATCCTCATCTGCGTTAAATCTACAGATTGTGATGAGTCATATG GTGAAGGCTGTGTTGCTCTGCGTTCTGCTGAAAACTCTTACTATGAGTTCTCTATCGAACTCACCCATCATGGTGAGCACACAGGCCTGCTAACAGGTGGCATTCAACTCCCCAAATCTGaaggaaaacagacagagaagCTGTATG ATTTCATTAAAGTCGGAGATGACACAGGAGCTGGTAAAGGCAGATCAGGAGATAAtaccaaaat ATCTTCTTCAGTCCTCGCCGCCACTGATATAAGTAACCCCAGTTATATGGGTGTAGGCTACAAGAGCAGTAACCAGGCAGACAGGGGCCCCGGCAACATGTCCCCAAGATCTGGGCCATCATCAAAGGACATGACGCATGGCAATCTCTCCCCAAAAAAGAGTAGTTATGACCATGCTACATCTAGCCCAACTGCAAAGACATCAAACCCTAT ATCTGAGGATGGGCAACCACCGGAAATGTTTGACAATCCCCTTTATGGCTCAATGAGTGGATCACGAGGAGGGAAAAATCATCTATCTCCTTCAGATCCTCACTTCTCCTTTCCCAAAACAGACCTTGATGTCGACCGTCAGCCCCCTGTTCCGACTCCTCGCTATCGCTCCTTCACCTGTTCAGAAACCAAACCTCAGTCATCATCAGCCGCAAACACCAGCGGTCTACAACCCCAGAGCATCACCAAGAAGCCTGTGGTGCCTTCTCGCTCTGAAGGGGGCATGATTGGGCCTAACAGACCTCCGGTACCTGTGAAGTCTCGCTCTGGTCAGCCACAAGAGCTTCAGCCAAAGCCCAGAGACTACAGAGACAGCTCAGAGCTCCCATCCAAGATAAGACCACCAACCAGACCAGGCCAATCCAAAGATG TGCATCATGAGACGTCACAACCTCTGAAGATGAGTCggcctttaaaatga